ATATTTAAGGTATCGACGACATTACCGCCTAAAGCTTGCCAACGATTGGCAAACGCTTGGGAAATTCCAGCTCCCCAACTACCCGCTGGCACAATCACTAAAGCGCGACGATAACCACTGCTAAAAGCACGACTTGCCACTTGAGTGGCTTCATCTTCTGGAGATAAACTAAATTCATACAGGCTATTATTTTCTGCGGAATCGATGGCATTTAATGCTAGAGTGGGCACAGTGATTTTGCCACTGGCCGCCAAGGCTTGCACATCATTTTTTAATAGAGGGCCTACGACTACATCAGCACCTTTTTGCACGGCTTGTTGATAAACATCCACAATGTTTTTGCCATTAGTATCGATGACATCGATATTAGCATTGGTATGCGAGGTAGTTTTGGCTTGGTAAAATGCTGCAAAAAAGCCATTTTCAACCGCCCGTGCTTGACCCGCAACTGCACCGGTTAAGGGTAAGAGTAGGGCAATTTTTTGTGGTGTCTGTTTGGGGACGATGGCATTGCTGGCGCCTCGAGCTTGCGAGGAGGGTAGAGCGGAACTCATAGGACTGCAACCCGTGATAAAAAATACCAAAATCAGTAAACATGCGTGATAAACTTGTTTCATGATGAAGCCTTGCTTTATGCTAAAGCGCTAATGTTACTTCTACCGTTTTGGACAAGCAAGCAGGAGATTGAATTTTGTATACACCCGCCTCACTTTATATCGTGGCCACACCCATTGGCAATCTCAATGATATTAGTTTGCGTGCTTTGCAGGTTTTAAAAGAGGTTAGTGCGATTTATGCCGAAGATACGCGGCACTCACGAATTTTATTACAGCACTTTGGCATTCAAAAACCCTTGCATTCGCTGCATCAACATAACGAACAATTACGCGTGGATGCTATCGTCAAGCAGCTACAAGACGGGCAAAGCATTGCCTATATTAGCGATGCCGGTACGCCAGGAATTAGCGATCCGGGTGCGGGCTTAGTGGCGCGCGTGCGTGAGCAAGGATATCAGGTTATTCCTATTCCGGGTGCGTGTGCCGTCGTGAGTGCGTTATCGGCTTCGGGTTTGGCAGCGGATCAATTTTTTTTCGGCGGCTTTTTACCGCCTAAAACACAGGCACGCCAACAACGTTTGCAAGAATACGCAGCGTTGAATGTGACAACTGTCTACTACGAATCTCCGCATCGGATTGTCGATTCACTGCAAGATTGTGTAAAAATATTGGGTGCAGAGCGTAAGATGATCATAGCGCGCGAACTGACTAAAAATTTTGAAACATTTTTAAGTGGTAGTACTACCTCCTTATTAGACCAGGTTATTGCCGATAACAATCAACAAAAAGGTGAGTTCGTATTGTTAAT
This is a stretch of genomic DNA from Legionellales bacterium. It encodes these proteins:
- a CDS encoding penicillin-binding protein activator, giving the protein MKQVYHACLLILVFFITGCSPMSSALPSSQARGASNAIVPKQTPQKIALLLPLTGAVAGQARAVENGFFAAFYQAKTTSHTNANIDVIDTNGKNIVDVYQQAVQKGADVVVGPLLKNDVQALAASGKITVPTLALNAIDSAENNSLYEFSLSPEDEATQVASRAFSSGYRRALVIVPAGSWGAGISQAFANRWQALGGNVVDTLNINRNQVLSTAIRDFLKFNGSVRNENNSNVAPDHSTRRQDFDVVFMAVSPTAARQIKPLLNFYFAGNIPVYATSLIYSGVPNANGDKDLNGVIFADMPWAIQGKNLNQSSPRLYAFGEDAYALINQLSALANGSSITGETGQLYLAPNMQIQRVLSFGQFNQGIAQPSA
- the rsmI gene encoding 16S rRNA (cytidine(1402)-2'-O)-methyltransferase; translation: MYTPASLYIVATPIGNLNDISLRALQVLKEVSAIYAEDTRHSRILLQHFGIQKPLHSLHQHNEQLRVDAIVKQLQDGQSIAYISDAGTPGISDPGAGLVARVREQGYQVIPIPGACAVVSALSASGLAADQFFFGGFLPPKTQARQQRLQEYAALNVTTVYYESPHRIVDSLQDCVKILGAERKMIIARELTKNFETFLSGSTTSLLDQVIADNNQQKGEFVLLISALEKQPSTIDKATQKILFTLREELPLKQACQLTEKITGIKKKVLYEFALKFPK